One window from the genome of Streptomyces sp. NBC_00708 encodes:
- a CDS encoding GNAT family N-acetyltransferase produces MNAPDIRPVTPSEFPEWLRALNTGFLRPPTPPEEEVTGRLAYMDLARTRGAFDAGRCVATFRSFAQELTVVGGATVPTDAVTNVTVSPTHRRRGLLSRLMAVDLAEAKERGDVAATLIAAEYPIYGRYGFGPAAWTTRWEIDVHRTGLDPHRRVPAEGDGGRIDLVDGAEARKLGPALHDRLRARQHGAVSRDARWWDVVTGEGVFARDHWTEPFYAVYRGADGTVDGMLVYRADDNWGDAKQPLNGANVRDMVAVTPAAERSLWHFLCSVDWISTIRTGHRPADDLLPLLLPDPRAARVVTQADFLWVRVLDVVRALESRTYAVPGSLVLEIRDDAGLAAGRFHLDASPDGATCAPTTRRADLELDVRELGTLWLGDESVLRLVALGRVEELNPGAAATADAVFRAARRAWCPDVF; encoded by the coding sequence ATGAACGCCCCCGACATCCGCCCTGTCACCCCCTCCGAGTTCCCCGAGTGGCTGCGCGCCCTGAACACCGGTTTCCTCCGGCCGCCCACACCGCCGGAGGAGGAGGTGACCGGGCGCCTGGCGTACATGGATCTCGCGCGCACGCGGGGGGCGTTCGACGCCGGGCGGTGCGTGGCGACGTTCCGCTCTTTCGCCCAGGAGCTGACGGTGGTCGGCGGTGCCACCGTGCCGACCGACGCGGTCACCAACGTCACCGTCTCGCCGACCCACCGCCGCCGGGGCCTGCTCTCGCGGCTGATGGCGGTGGACTTGGCGGAGGCGAAGGAGCGGGGTGACGTGGCGGCGACGCTGATCGCCGCCGAGTACCCGATCTACGGCCGGTACGGATTTGGCCCGGCGGCCTGGACCACCCGCTGGGAGATCGACGTCCACCGCACGGGCCTCGACCCGCACCGCCGGGTCCCGGCGGAGGGCGACGGCGGGCGGATCGACCTGGTGGACGGCGCGGAGGCGCGGAAGCTGGGCCCCGCCCTGCACGACCGGCTGCGGGCCCGGCAGCACGGTGCGGTGAGCCGTGACGCCCGCTGGTGGGACGTGGTCACGGGGGAGGGGGTCTTCGCCCGGGACCACTGGACCGAACCCTTCTACGCCGTGTACCGGGGCGCCGATGGCACGGTCGACGGGATGCTGGTCTACCGCGCCGACGACAACTGGGGCGACGCCAAGCAGCCGCTGAACGGCGCGAACGTGCGCGACATGGTCGCGGTGACCCCGGCGGCCGAACGTTCGCTGTGGCACTTCCTCTGCTCGGTGGACTGGATCTCGACGATCCGCACCGGCCACCGACCCGCCGACGACCTGCTCCCGCTGCTGCTGCCGGACCCGCGCGCGGCGCGCGTGGTGACGCAGGCGGACTTCCTGTGGGTGCGCGTCCTGGACGTCGTACGCGCCCTGGAATCCCGTACCTACGCGGTGCCCGGCTCCCTGGTGCTGGAGATCCGCGACGACGCGGGCCTCGCGGCGGGCCGCTTCCACCTCGACGCCTCGCCGGACGGCGCCACCTGCGCCCCGACCACCCGCAGGGCGGACCTGGAGCTGGACGTGCGGGAGCTGGGGACGCTCTGGCTCGGTGACGAATCGGTCCTGCGGCTGGTGGCGCTGGGGCGGGTGGAGGAGCTGAACCCGGGTGCGGCGGCGACGGCGGACGCGGTGTTCCGGGCGGCGCGGCGGGCCTGGTGCCCGGACGTGTTCTGA
- a CDS encoding ABC transporter substrate-binding protein has product MSTHGTGQSPGAVPVARPGVSSNSGTGTSISTMRPPVQRTGQGDDAGDGARPELGSLRLPELRALRRDAQRDEADLSYVRRLVQGRIDILRAELARRRDPESPVVDRLSEILADAPSLQRSSARHVTLSTPRSDEYRRLAAETLAEVELSDLDARTDEELHTAMGRLVRYEQQVSRRRHRLQRTADGCGAEIARRYRDGEAQVDDLLA; this is encoded by the coding sequence ATGAGCACCCATGGAACCGGGCAGTCCCCGGGCGCAGTGCCGGTCGCGCGCCCCGGCGTCAGCAGCAACAGCGGTACCGGTACGAGTATCAGCACCATGCGCCCGCCCGTACAGCGGACCGGGCAGGGCGACGACGCCGGTGACGGCGCCCGGCCCGAACTGGGCTCCCTGAGACTGCCGGAGCTGCGCGCCCTGCGCCGCGACGCGCAGCGCGACGAGGCCGACCTCAGCTATGTGCGGCGGCTCGTCCAGGGGCGGATCGACATCCTGCGGGCCGAGCTGGCCCGGCGCCGGGACCCGGAATCGCCGGTGGTGGACCGGCTGTCGGAGATCCTTGCCGACGCCCCGTCCCTCCAGCGCTCCTCGGCCCGGCACGTCACGCTGTCCACGCCGCGCAGCGACGAGTACCGCAGGCTTGCGGCCGAGACGCTCGCCGAGGTGGAGCTGTCCGACCTCGACGCCCGGACGGACGAAGAGCTGCACACCGCGATGGGACGGCTCGTCCGCTACGAACAGCAGGTCTCCCGCCGCAGGCACCGGCTCCAGCGCACGGCGGACGGGTGCGGCGCGGAGATCGCCCGCAGGTACCGTGACGGGGAAGCACAAGTAGACGACCTGCTCGCCTGA
- a CDS encoding helix-turn-helix domain-containing protein, producing the protein MASLNVGNLGEYLREQRRTAQLSLRQLADAAGVSNPYLSQIERGLRKPSAEVLQQVAKALRISAETLYVRAGILDERQQEELETRAVILADPSINERQKSVLLQIYASFRKENGLDDESGAGEGDASGADAPFNADGSAADTA; encoded by the coding sequence ATGGCCTCACTCAACGTCGGCAATCTCGGCGAGTATCTGCGCGAGCAGCGCCGTACCGCCCAGCTCTCGCTGCGGCAGCTCGCCGACGCCGCCGGGGTGTCCAACCCCTACCTCAGCCAGATCGAGCGCGGGCTGCGCAAGCCCAGCGCGGAGGTGCTGCAGCAGGTCGCCAAGGCGCTGCGCATCTCGGCCGAGACCCTGTACGTACGGGCCGGGATTCTGGACGAGCGGCAGCAGGAGGAGCTGGAGACGCGGGCGGTGATCCTCGCCGATCCGTCGATCAACGAGCGGCAGAAGAGTGTGCTGCTCCAGATCTACGCCTCCTTCCGCAAGGAGAACGGCTTGGACGACGAGTCCGGGGCAGGCGAGGGGGACGCGTCCGGCGCGGACGCACCCTTCAATGCCGACGGCAGTGCTGCCGATACAGCTTGA
- a CDS encoding alpha/beta hydrolase — protein MTTHTFTTPDGTRLACHLYGDAPGDPVICVPGGPAGSRYLGDLGGLSAHRRLVVPDLRGNGESAVPADVTTYRCDHLAEDVEALRRHLDLDRIDLLGHSAGANIAVRYAERHPDRVGRLALIAPGMRAVGIDVTGEQRRALALLRSGEPWFPAAFPALDAITRGNGTDWAAVEPFLHGRWDESARRLQELGRPANPESVALFGAEGAFDPPATRKALAALAAPALLLAGAHDLNSPPAAVTEFAALFRDAALVVQPGAGHYPWADDAKAFTATVAEFLGGAGLV, from the coding sequence ATGACGACGCACACCTTCACCACGCCCGACGGCACCCGCCTCGCCTGCCACCTGTACGGGGACGCCCCCGGCGACCCGGTGATCTGTGTGCCGGGCGGCCCGGCCGGCTCCCGATACCTCGGCGACCTCGGAGGGCTGTCCGCGCACCGCCGCCTGGTCGTCCCCGACCTGCGGGGCAACGGTGAATCGGCGGTCCCGGCGGACGTCACCACGTACCGCTGCGACCATCTCGCCGAGGACGTGGAGGCGCTGCGCCGCCACCTGGACCTCGACCGCATCGACCTGCTGGGCCACTCCGCCGGGGCGAACATCGCGGTGCGGTACGCGGAGCGCCACCCGGACCGGGTCGGCAGGCTGGCCCTGATCGCCCCGGGCATGCGCGCTGTCGGCATCGACGTCACCGGCGAGCAGCGGAGGGCGCTCGCACTGCTGCGGAGCGGCGAGCCGTGGTTCCCGGCGGCCTTCCCCGCGCTGGACGCGATCACACGCGGAAACGGCACCGACTGGGCGGCCGTCGAACCGTTCCTCCACGGCCGCTGGGACGAGTCCGCCCGCCGCTTGCAGGAGCTGGGCCGCCCCGCCAACCCGGAGTCGGTCGCCCTCTTCGGTGCCGAGGGCGCCTTCGACCCCCCGGCGACCCGCAAGGCCCTCGCCGCCCTGGCCGCCCCCGCACTCCTGCTCGCCGGCGCCCACGACCTGAACAGCCCGCCGGCCGCGGTGACCGAGTTCGCCGCCCTGTTCCGGGACGCCGCCCTCGTCGTACAGCCGGGCGCGGGGCACTACCCGTGGGCGGACGACGCGAAGGCGTTCACGGCAACGGTGGCGGAGTTCCTGGGCGGGGCGGGCCTCGTGTAG
- a CDS encoding TetR/AcrR family transcriptional regulator, translating to MSAEKARSDGSAEGHAPMSLRERKKQLTYQAVSDAAIALFLRRGFDKVSVAEVAAAADISKPTLFRYFPAKEDLALHRFADHEDEAARVVAARPSGTSPLAALRAHFLDGLERRDPITGLCDAPEVLAYHALLYGTPALVARLHAYLRRSEDALARALGGRVPDRLAAGQIIAVQRILASENWRRISEGATADGLYGEAVEAAEGGFAQLGSGLEGSL from the coding sequence ATGAGCGCAGAGAAGGCCAGGTCGGACGGGTCGGCGGAGGGGCATGCGCCGATGAGCCTGCGGGAGCGCAAGAAGCAGCTGACCTATCAGGCGGTCTCGGACGCGGCGATCGCCCTGTTCCTCCGGCGCGGCTTCGACAAGGTGTCCGTGGCGGAGGTCGCCGCGGCGGCCGACATCTCCAAGCCGACGCTCTTCCGGTACTTCCCGGCGAAGGAGGACCTGGCTCTGCACCGGTTCGCCGACCACGAGGACGAGGCCGCGCGGGTGGTCGCCGCCCGCCCGTCCGGCACGTCCCCGCTGGCCGCGCTCCGGGCCCACTTCCTGGACGGCCTGGAGCGCCGCGATCCGATCACCGGCCTGTGCGACGCGCCGGAGGTGCTGGCGTACCACGCGCTCCTCTACGGCACCCCCGCCCTGGTGGCCCGCCTCCACGCCTACCTGCGCCGCTCGGAGGACGCCCTCGCCCGCGCCCTCGGCGGCCGAGTCCCGGACCGCCTGGCGGCCGGCCAGATCATCGCGGTCCAGCGCATCCTGGCCTCGGAGAACTGGCGCCGCATCAGCGAGGGCGCGACGGCGGACGGACTGTACGGGGAGGCGGTCGAGGCGGCGGAGGGCGGGTTCGCGCAGCTGGGATCGGGGCTGGAGGGCTCGCTCTAG
- a CDS encoding asparaginase — MTSSAARTPAISDPAPGLPVLAEVVRSGFTEGHHRGSLVVLAADGSVELALGDPAAPVFPRSSNKPMQAAAVLRAGLDLSGERLALAAASHSGEGFHLALVRKMLAEHGLSPEDLRTPPDLPLDPAEAEAYLAAGHVRERITMNCSGKHAAMLAACALNGWDLSGYLDPAHPLQQLVHQVVEEAAGEEVAAVGTDGCGAPLMAISLVGLARAFRGFVTAEPGTAERRVADAMRAHPEYVAGTRRPDTWLMREVPGTLSKMGAEAVQAVALADGRALAFKIDDGSTRALGPVLARALGLLGIDAPVVGRIGRAPLLGGAAQVGEIRAVF, encoded by the coding sequence ATGACCTCCAGCGCAGCCCGCACCCCCGCCATATCCGACCCGGCCCCCGGCCTGCCCGTGCTGGCCGAGGTCGTACGGTCCGGTTTCACCGAGGGCCACCACCGGGGCTCGCTGGTCGTGCTGGCCGCCGACGGCAGCGTGGAACTGGCCCTGGGCGACCCGGCGGCGCCGGTCTTCCCGCGCTCCTCCAACAAGCCGATGCAGGCCGCGGCCGTGCTGCGGGCCGGGCTCGACCTGTCCGGCGAGCGGCTGGCGCTGGCCGCCGCGAGCCACTCCGGTGAGGGCTTCCACCTCGCTCTCGTACGCAAGATGCTCGCCGAGCACGGACTGTCGCCCGAGGACCTGCGGACCCCGCCCGACCTGCCGCTGGATCCGGCGGAGGCCGAGGCGTACCTGGCCGCCGGCCACGTCCGTGAGCGGATCACGATGAACTGCTCCGGCAAGCACGCGGCGATGCTCGCCGCCTGCGCGCTCAACGGCTGGGACCTGTCCGGCTACCTGGACCCGGCGCACCCCCTCCAGCAGCTGGTGCACCAGGTCGTCGAGGAGGCCGCGGGCGAAGAGGTCGCCGCCGTCGGCACGGACGGGTGCGGGGCGCCGCTGATGGCGATCTCGCTGGTGGGCCTCGCGCGGGCGTTCCGCGGTTTCGTCACGGCCGAGCCGGGTACGGCGGAGCGCCGGGTGGCGGACGCGATGCGCGCGCACCCGGAGTACGTGGCGGGCACGCGGCGCCCCGACACCTGGCTGATGCGCGAGGTGCCCGGGACCCTGTCCAAGATGGGCGCGGAGGCCGTGCAGGCGGTGGCCCTGGCGGACGGCCGGGCGCTGGCCTTCAAGATCGACGACGGTTCGACCCGGGCGCTGGGCCCGGTGCTGGCCCGTGCGCTGGGGCTGCTCGGGATCGACGCCCCGGTGGTCGGGCGGATCGGCCGGGCGCCGCTGCTGGGCGGGGCGGCGCAGGTGGGAGAGATCCGGGCGGTGTTCTGA
- a CDS encoding NlpC/P60 family protein, with amino-acid sequence MYRRHCAAAAITLVCALAVVAAPVQAFAAPTPTGPGGPTAPAEPGKKSLEEVRAEIDELYLEAGAATDAYNLAEEKTKKQSGEIVRLAQAIAEGQAKIAGLKSRAGAQAREEYRNAGLPPGARLMLSGDPQLFLDGISRARQGQQATKGLLGELTRTQQDLETYTKDASTNWTKLEAGRVKQAKAKKKINAQIAAAKKLESQLEKEERARLLKMEQEAARQAQTSWLGSGALKEINREASPLGKKAVAFATAQIGKPYVWGAEGPKSYDCSGLTSQAWAAAGRPIPRTSQEQWRLLPHIAIQDMRPGDLIIYHGDATHVGMYVGDGQIVHAPRPGRDVTLAGAGTMQILGVVRPDA; translated from the coding sequence GTGTACCGACGTCACTGTGCCGCCGCCGCGATCACTCTGGTCTGCGCGCTGGCGGTCGTCGCCGCGCCGGTCCAGGCGTTCGCCGCACCGACACCAACGGGGCCGGGCGGGCCGACCGCACCGGCGGAGCCCGGGAAGAAGAGCCTCGAAGAGGTGCGCGCGGAGATCGACGAGCTGTACCTCGAGGCGGGCGCCGCCACGGACGCGTACAACCTCGCCGAGGAAAAGACCAAGAAGCAGTCGGGCGAGATCGTCAGGCTGGCGCAGGCCATAGCCGAGGGCCAGGCGAAGATCGCCGGCCTCAAGAGCCGGGCGGGCGCCCAGGCCCGTGAGGAGTACCGCAACGCCGGACTGCCGCCGGGCGCGCGGCTCATGCTCAGCGGTGACCCGCAGCTCTTCCTCGACGGGATCAGCCGCGCGCGCCAGGGCCAGCAGGCCACCAAGGGGCTTCTGGGTGAACTGACCAGGACCCAGCAGGACTTGGAGACCTACACCAAGGACGCCAGCACCAACTGGACCAAGCTCGAAGCCGGCCGGGTCAAGCAGGCCAAGGCCAAGAAGAAGATCAACGCGCAGATAGCGGCGGCGAAGAAGCTGGAGTCGCAGCTGGAGAAGGAGGAGCGCGCCCGGCTCCTCAAGATGGAGCAGGAGGCGGCGCGCCAGGCGCAGACCTCCTGGCTCGGCTCCGGAGCGCTGAAGGAGATCAACCGCGAGGCAAGCCCGCTCGGCAAGAAGGCGGTGGCCTTCGCGACGGCGCAGATCGGCAAGCCGTACGTGTGGGGCGCGGAGGGCCCCAAGTCGTACGACTGCTCCGGGCTGACGTCCCAGGCGTGGGCGGCCGCGGGCCGCCCGATCCCGCGCACCTCGCAGGAACAGTGGCGGCTGCTGCCGCACATCGCCATCCAGGACATGCGCCCCGGCGACCTGATCATCTACCACGGCGATGCCACACACGTCGGCATGTACGTGGGCGACGGCCAGATCGTGCACGCCCCGCGCCCCGGCCGAGACGTCACCCTGGCGGGCGCGGGCACGATGCAGATACTCGGCGTGGTCCGCCCCGACGCGTAG
- a CDS encoding DUF2516 family protein yields MLLEGFNSFLGLLYTAMLVLAVIALVMALMAREDAYRAADKQKKSFWLIILGVAVAVNLWVPFLFLQLAGLIASIVFFVDVRPALKAVSGGGRRRGGSSSDGPYGPYNGGR; encoded by the coding sequence ATGTTGCTCGAAGGCTTCAACTCTTTCCTCGGGCTGCTCTACACGGCCATGCTCGTCCTCGCCGTGATCGCGCTGGTCATGGCCCTGATGGCCCGCGAGGACGCGTACCGCGCCGCGGACAAGCAGAAGAAGTCGTTCTGGCTGATCATTCTCGGCGTCGCGGTGGCGGTGAACCTCTGGGTGCCCTTCCTCTTCCTCCAGCTCGCCGGGCTGATCGCCAGCATCGTCTTCTTCGTCGACGTGCGGCCCGCCCTCAAGGCCGTCTCCGGCGGGGGCCGCCGACGCGGCGGCTCCAGCAGCGACGGCCCGTACGGCCCCTACAACGGCGGGCGCTGA
- a CDS encoding sigma-70 family RNA polymerase sigma factor: MAGEQKHSGSSGTALTEEQAARMLAGMNEVIRAGEEMRRLRTEMIKVFTDLGWTQERIARLTGMSQPAVSKQVIKHRDAGPPQPMDVSLGQGDLPWLEGRLWGVARDIAETYAGAARCAPAVDALARGRKRFTPENTDALRRLVEEDLRRYGDELAAHRAAYDEISRALDVPSRSTGTPPGSASVRRTLARHLQLDRLRGEDGRSATP, translated from the coding sequence GTGGCAGGCGAACAGAAGCACAGCGGCAGCAGCGGTACCGCACTGACCGAGGAACAGGCCGCGCGCATGCTCGCCGGGATGAACGAGGTCATCCGCGCGGGCGAGGAGATGCGCCGGCTGCGCACCGAAATGATCAAGGTGTTCACCGATCTCGGCTGGACACAGGAACGCATCGCCCGGCTCACCGGCATGAGCCAGCCCGCCGTCTCCAAGCAGGTGATCAAGCACCGCGACGCCGGACCGCCGCAGCCCATGGACGTCTCGCTCGGACAGGGCGACCTTCCCTGGCTGGAGGGGCGGCTGTGGGGCGTGGCCAGGGACATCGCGGAGACGTACGCGGGCGCCGCCCGCTGCGCCCCCGCCGTCGACGCCCTCGCGCGCGGCCGGAAGCGTTTCACGCCCGAGAACACCGATGCGCTGCGCCGTCTCGTCGAGGAGGACCTGCGGCGGTACGGGGACGAACTGGCCGCGCACCGGGCCGCGTACGACGAGATCAGCCGCGCGCTCGACGTCCCGTCACGGTCCACCGGCACCCCGCCCGGCTCGGCCTCCGTGCGCCGCACCCTCGCCCGCCACCTCCAACTCGACCGGCTCCGGGGCGAAGACGGCCGGAGCGCCACGCCGTAG
- a CDS encoding class I SAM-dependent methyltransferase: MRPIGTATRGTTNPNRLRRMDRWIAATHGPALRRADSPVAVDLGYGAAPWTAVELLERLRTAEPRTAVVGIEISPERVAAAQPYAREGLTFRHGGFEIPLPERPALIRAANVLRQYDEGEVTAVWQRLCDRLAPDGLLVEGTCDEIGRRHVWVALGPEGPRTVTFATRLGSLDRPSDLAERLPKALIHRNVPGERVYAFLRDFDRAWAAAAPYASLGARQRWITAVRALSGDWPLTDGVRRWRQGEVTVEWGALEPGGW, from the coding sequence ATGCGCCCGATCGGCACCGCGACCCGCGGGACCACCAACCCGAACCGGCTGCGCCGCATGGACCGCTGGATCGCCGCCACGCACGGCCCCGCCCTGCGCCGCGCCGACTCCCCCGTCGCCGTCGACCTCGGTTACGGGGCGGCGCCCTGGACCGCTGTCGAACTGCTGGAGCGCCTGCGCACCGCCGAGCCGCGCACGGCGGTGGTCGGCATCGAGATCTCCCCGGAACGGGTGGCCGCCGCGCAGCCGTACGCGCGCGAGGGCCTCACCTTCCGGCACGGCGGCTTCGAGATCCCGCTGCCGGAGCGGCCCGCGCTGATCCGGGCGGCGAATGTGCTGCGCCAGTACGACGAGGGCGAGGTGACCGCCGTCTGGCAGCGGCTGTGCGACCGGCTCGCGCCGGACGGGCTGCTGGTGGAGGGCACCTGCGACGAGATCGGGCGCCGGCACGTATGGGTGGCGCTGGGGCCCGAGGGGCCGCGCACGGTGACCTTCGCGACCCGGCTCGGCTCGCTGGACCGGCCGTCCGATCTCGCCGAGCGGCTGCCGAAGGCGCTGATCCACCGCAATGTGCCGGGCGAGCGCGTGTACGCGTTCCTCCGCGACTTCGACCGGGCGTGGGCGGCGGCGGCGCCGTACGCGTCGCTGGGGGCCCGGCAGCGCTGGATCACGGCGGTCCGGGCGCTCTCCGGCGACTGGCCGCTGACGGACGGCGTACGCCGGTGGCGCCAGGGCGAAGTCACGGTGGAGTGGGGGGCGCTGGAGCCCGGCGGGTGGTGA
- the mshA gene encoding D-inositol-3-phosphate glycosyltransferase, whose protein sequence is MTQYVSRLGSSRGAPRLRFPAGLTGSFTAGHRRPRRIAMLSVHTSPLHQPGTGDAGGMNVYIVELAKRLAAINIEVEIFTRSTTGGLPAAVELAPGVLVRHIDAGPYEGLAKEELPAQLCAFTHGVMQAWAGQRPGYYDLVHSHYWLSGHVGWLAAQRWGVPLVHAMHTMAKVKNAALAEGDTPEPAARVIGETQIVDAADRLIANTAEEADELVRFYDADPHAVAVVHPGVNLDRFRPADGRAAARARLGLPQDALVPLFAGRIQPLKAPDVLLRAVAVLLDRDPSLRSRIVVPVVGGPSGSGLAKPEGLQKLAARLGIADVVRFHPPVGQDQLADWFRAASVLVMPSYSESFGLVAVEAQAAGTPVVAAAVGGLPVAVRDGVSGFLIPGHDPAAYAQALERFVAAPELVARMGGAAAEHARRFGWDTAAAATAEVYTAAIQEHRRRTRTRA, encoded by the coding sequence GTGACCCAGTACGTCTCTCGGCTCGGCAGCAGCCGTGGCGCACCGCGTCTCAGGTTCCCCGCAGGTCTCACCGGCTCCTTCACCGCCGGTCACCGCAGGCCGCGCCGCATCGCGATGCTCTCCGTGCACACCTCCCCGCTGCACCAGCCGGGGACGGGTGACGCCGGCGGCATGAACGTGTACATCGTGGAGCTGGCCAAGCGGCTCGCGGCGATCAACATCGAGGTCGAGATCTTCACCCGCTCCACCACCGGCGGGCTGCCCGCCGCCGTGGAGCTGGCGCCCGGCGTCCTCGTCCGGCACATCGACGCGGGCCCGTACGAGGGGCTGGCCAAGGAGGAGCTGCCCGCCCAGCTCTGTGCCTTCACACACGGCGTGATGCAGGCATGGGCCGGCCAGCGCCCCGGCTACTACGACCTCGTCCATTCCCACTACTGGCTCTCCGGACACGTCGGCTGGCTCGCCGCGCAGCGCTGGGGCGTTCCCCTCGTGCACGCCATGCACACCATGGCCAAGGTCAAGAACGCCGCGCTCGCCGAGGGTGACACCCCCGAGCCCGCCGCCCGCGTCATCGGCGAGACCCAGATCGTCGACGCGGCCGACCGGCTGATCGCGAACACCGCCGAGGAGGCCGACGAGCTCGTCCGCTTCTACGACGCCGATCCGCACGCCGTCGCCGTCGTCCACCCCGGTGTCAACCTCGACCGCTTCCGCCCCGCCGACGGCCGCGCCGCGGCCCGCGCCCGCCTGGGGCTGCCGCAGGACGCCCTGGTGCCCCTGTTCGCGGGCCGCATCCAGCCGTTGAAGGCCCCGGACGTGCTGCTGCGGGCGGTCGCCGTGCTGCTCGACCGCGACCCCTCGCTCCGCTCCCGGATCGTGGTGCCCGTCGTCGGCGGCCCCAGCGGCAGCGGCCTCGCCAAGCCGGAGGGCCTGCAGAAGCTGGCGGCCCGGCTGGGCATCGCGGACGTCGTACGGTTCCACCCGCCGGTCGGGCAGGACCAGCTGGCCGACTGGTTCCGCGCCGCGTCCGTGCTGGTCATGCCCTCGTACAGCGAGTCCTTCGGCCTGGTCGCGGTCGAGGCCCAGGCGGCCGGCACCCCGGTCGTCGCCGCGGCCGTGGGCGGCCTCCCGGTGGCCGTGCGCGACGGGGTCAGCGGCTTCCTGATACCCGGGCACGACCCGGCGGCGTACGCACAGGCGCTGGAGCGGTTCGTCGCGGCGCCGGAGCTGGTCGCCCGGATGGGCGGGGCAGCGGCGGAGCACGCGCGGCGGTTCGGCTGGGACACGGCGGCCGCCGCCACCGCGGAGGTGTACACGGCGGCGATCCAGGAACACCGCAGGCGGACCCGCACCCGCGCGTGA
- a CDS encoding SpoIIE family protein phosphatase, whose translation MPVPEPQPCSAPAAENSSGAGLTLLVIEDDPAGTLTAPELSAAAGARVRIRAARNLTEAGRLLTDDVDCILLDLALPAGAETRGDREGEEDALATLKHVLRIAPRHAVLALTAEDDAELAAEAVRVGAQDHLFRGELDSRLLSRAIRYAVERKRADVAQRQLTESRLRAQENARLERGLLPTPLLDGSDLRFAARYRPGRSRALLGGDFYDTVRTPDGTVHAMIGDVCGHGPDEAALGVELRIAWRALTLAGLCGDELLSTLQQVLEHERESEEIFATLCTVDIAPDGRRAGLCLAGHPAPLIARRGRAAQLLPYEDGGPALGLLPRARWPRRQVELGGAWSLMMYTDGLIEGRVGDGTQRLGQDGMLAMVNRQLAEGLTGEDLLEAAVTQARELNGGELTDDVAVLLLDRDQDPARPRATGGGRSVNIPRPRPASPAGAQRPPL comes from the coding sequence ATGCCCGTACCCGAACCGCAGCCGTGCTCCGCGCCCGCCGCGGAGAACAGCTCCGGCGCCGGCCTCACACTCCTGGTGATCGAGGACGACCCAGCGGGCACCCTCACCGCCCCGGAGCTCTCCGCCGCGGCCGGTGCCCGGGTCCGTATCCGTGCCGCCCGCAACCTCACCGAGGCGGGCCGGCTCCTCACCGACGACGTGGACTGCATCCTGCTCGACCTGGCCCTGCCGGCCGGGGCCGAGACGCGCGGCGACCGGGAGGGTGAGGAGGACGCGCTCGCCACGCTGAAGCACGTCCTGCGGATCGCGCCCCGGCACGCCGTGCTCGCCCTCACCGCCGAGGACGACGCCGAACTGGCCGCCGAGGCGGTCCGGGTGGGCGCGCAGGACCACCTGTTCCGGGGCGAGCTGGACAGCAGGCTGCTCAGCCGGGCCATCCGCTACGCCGTCGAACGCAAACGCGCCGACGTCGCACAGCGCCAGCTCACCGAGTCCCGGCTGCGCGCCCAGGAGAACGCCCGGCTGGAACGCGGACTGCTCCCCACCCCGCTCCTCGACGGCTCCGACCTGCGCTTCGCGGCGCGATACCGGCCGGGCCGCAGCCGGGCCCTGCTCGGCGGGGACTTCTACGACACGGTCCGCACCCCGGACGGCACGGTGCACGCGATGATCGGCGACGTCTGCGGCCATGGCCCGGACGAGGCGGCTCTCGGCGTGGAACTGCGCATAGCGTGGCGCGCGTTGACGCTGGCCGGGCTGTGCGGCGACGAGTTGCTGTCCACGCTCCAGCAGGTCCTGGAGCACGAGCGGGAGAGCGAGGAGATCTTCGCGACGCTCTGCACCGTGGACATCGCCCCGGACGGCCGCCGCGCGGGCCTGTGCCTGGCGGGCCACCCCGCGCCGCTGATCGCCCGCCGCGGACGGGCGGCCCAGCTGCTCCCGTACGAGGACGGCGGACCGGCGCTGGGCCTGCTGCCGCGTGCGCGGTGGCCTCGCCGGCAGGTGGAACTGGGCGGCGCCTGGAGCCTGATGATGTACACGGACGGCCTGATCGAGGGCCGCGTCGGTGACGGCACGCAGCGCCTCGGGCAGGACGGCATGCTGGCGATGGTCAACCGGCAGCTGGCCGAGGGGCTTACCGGCGAGGACCTGCTGGAGGCCGCGGTCACCCAGGCGCGGGAGCTGAACGGCGGCGAGCTGACCGACGACGTCGCGGTCCTGCTGCTCGACCGCGACCAGGACCCCGCCCGGCCGCGGGCCACGGGCGGCGGGCGGAGCGTCAACATCCCGCGCCCGCGCCCGGCGTCACCGGCGGGGGCTCAGCGCCCGCCGTTGTAG